A single region of the Marinobacter salinisoli genome encodes:
- the flhA gene encoding flagellar biosynthesis protein FlhA, translating to MDRVLVLNNVKSLTRANLGVPVMLMGLLGMMILPMPAFLLDVFFTFNITLSIVILLVCVYAMRPMDFASFPTVLLVATLLRLALNVASTRIVLLEGHDGGDAAGKVIESFGEVLIGGNYAVGLVVFAILMIINFLVVTKGAGRVSEVSARFTLDAMPGKQMAIDADLNAGLINQEDAKLRRSEIAQEADFYGSMDGASKFVKGDAIAGLLILAINIIGGVAIGMMQHGLTFGLAMERYALLTIGDGLVAQIPSLLLSTSAAIMVTRVTSSQDMGGQIISQMFSAPKALGIAAAILIILGLIPGMPHVAFLGLGSLAAGAAWFIWKRDQQTVEEGAVFPAQGGAGVHRAGGQELQADGAADQGHQLPAPGETRELGWDDVATVDIVGLEVGYRLIPLVDKSQGGQLLSRIKGVRKKLSQDLGFLMPSVHIRDNLDLMPNVYRITLMGVTIAEAEIHPERELAIDPGQVFGKIEGIEGKDPAFGLDACWIETDKKDQAQTLGYTVVDASTVVATHLNQVLQKHAHELLGHEETQKWLDQLEKMSPRLAEELVPTTISISLLLRVLQSLLKEEVPIRDMRSIAEAIVNIHPRSQDPKLLTMVARQALRRMIVQSICGNESEIPVITLDPELEQMLLKSVQQSQQSGGQDDIGMVLEPNMVEKLQRSLQDSVQRQEMLGKPAILLVSGPLRPVLAKFASYGVERLHVLSYQEVPENKQITIVASVGQ from the coding sequence ATGGACAGAGTATTAGTCCTGAATAACGTCAAATCCCTGACGCGGGCCAATCTCGGTGTTCCCGTGATGCTCATGGGGTTGCTGGGCATGATGATCCTGCCCATGCCGGCTTTCCTGCTCGACGTTTTCTTCACCTTCAATATCACGCTGTCCATCGTGATTTTGCTGGTGTGCGTGTATGCCATGCGACCGATGGATTTTGCGTCCTTCCCGACCGTGCTGCTGGTGGCAACGCTGCTGCGTCTGGCGCTGAACGTGGCCTCTACCCGGATCGTCCTGCTTGAAGGCCACGATGGCGGTGATGCCGCGGGCAAGGTGATTGAGTCCTTTGGCGAAGTGCTCATCGGCGGCAACTACGCCGTCGGTCTGGTGGTGTTCGCCATTCTGATGATCATCAACTTCCTGGTGGTGACCAAGGGTGCCGGCCGGGTTTCCGAGGTAAGCGCGCGCTTCACTCTGGATGCGATGCCCGGCAAGCAGATGGCCATTGATGCCGACCTGAACGCCGGATTGATTAACCAGGAAGACGCCAAGCTGCGTCGGTCCGAGATTGCCCAGGAAGCGGATTTTTACGGTTCCATGGATGGTGCGTCGAAATTTGTTAAGGGTGATGCCATTGCCGGCCTTTTGATTCTGGCCATCAATATTATCGGTGGTGTTGCCATCGGCATGATGCAGCATGGCCTGACCTTCGGACTTGCCATGGAGCGCTACGCGCTGCTGACCATTGGTGATGGTCTGGTTGCGCAGATTCCGTCGCTGCTGCTGTCTACGTCCGCGGCGATCATGGTGACGCGGGTCACTTCGAGTCAGGACATGGGCGGGCAAATCATCAGCCAGATGTTCAGTGCGCCCAAGGCGCTTGGTATTGCGGCCGCCATCCTGATCATTCTCGGGTTGATTCCGGGCATGCCTCACGTTGCCTTTCTGGGGCTCGGCAGTCTGGCCGCCGGTGCAGCCTGGTTTATCTGGAAGCGGGATCAGCAAACCGTGGAAGAGGGCGCGGTGTTTCCGGCCCAGGGCGGTGCCGGGGTGCATCGTGCCGGCGGACAGGAACTGCAAGCCGATGGCGCTGCCGATCAGGGGCATCAGTTACCGGCGCCCGGTGAGACCCGCGAGCTTGGGTGGGACGACGTCGCCACCGTGGATATCGTCGGGCTGGAAGTCGGCTATCGCCTGATTCCGCTGGTGGATAAGTCCCAGGGTGGGCAGTTGCTCAGCCGGATCAAAGGGGTCCGCAAGAAGTTGTCACAGGATCTTGGCTTCCTGATGCCGTCTGTCCACATCCGGGACAACCTGGACCTGATGCCCAACGTGTACCGCATCACCCTGATGGGGGTCACCATCGCCGAGGCAGAGATTCACCCCGAGCGGGAACTGGCCATCGACCCGGGGCAGGTGTTCGGCAAAATTGAAGGTATCGAAGGCAAGGACCCGGCTTTCGGTCTGGATGCCTGCTGGATCGAAACCGACAAAAAAGATCAGGCCCAGACCCTGGGGTACACCGTCGTGGATGCCAGCACGGTGGTCGCAACCCATCTGAACCAGGTGCTTCAGAAGCACGCTCATGAGCTGCTTGGGCATGAGGAAACCCAGAAATGGCTGGATCAGCTGGAGAAGATGTCACCCCGGCTGGCCGAAGAGCTGGTGCCCACGACGATTTCCATCAGCCTGTTGCTCAGGGTCTTGCAGAGCCTGCTGAAGGAAGAAGTGCCGATTCGGGATATGCGATCCATCGCCGAGGCAATTGTGAACATCCATCCCCGTAGCCAGGATCCCAAGCTGCTGACCATGGTGGCGCGCCAGGCGCTGCGTCGGATGATCGTCCAGAGTATCTGCGGTAACGAGTCGGAGATTCCGGTTATTACCCTCGACCCAGAGTTGGAACAGATGTTGCTGAAGTCGGTTCAGCAGAGTCAACAATCCGGCGGTCAGGACGACATCGGGATGGTGCTGGAGCCGAACATGGTGGAAAAACTGCAGCGCTCGTTGCAGGACAGTGTTCAGCGGCAGGAAATGTTGGGTAAGCCCGCCATCCTGCTGGTTTCAGGGCCGCTCCGGCCGGTGCTGGCGAAATTCGCCAGCTACGGGGTAGAGCGGTTGCACGTGCTCTCGTATCAGGAAGTACCCGAAAACAAACAGATCACCATCGTGGCGTCCGTTGGTCAGTGA
- the upp gene encoding uracil phosphoribosyltransferase: MPIHEVKHPLIQHKLGLMRRADISTKNFRELAQEVGALLTYEATKDFGLQEQTIDGWAGPVKVEQIQGKKITIVPILRAGLGMLDGVLSLIPVARVSVVGQIRDEETLEASTYLEKLVGELDQRMALIVDPMLATGGSMISTIDLLKKAGSTEIRALVLVAAPEGVQKVLEAHPDVSIYTASVDERLNEKGYILPGLGDAGDKIFGTKQKDV, encoded by the coding sequence ATGCCAATCCACGAGGTGAAACACCCCCTGATCCAACACAAGCTGGGCCTGATGCGCCGGGCGGACATCAGCACCAAGAACTTTCGTGAACTGGCACAGGAAGTTGGTGCCCTGCTCACCTACGAAGCCACCAAGGACTTCGGCCTGCAGGAACAGACCATTGATGGCTGGGCCGGACCGGTGAAGGTCGAACAGATTCAGGGCAAGAAGATCACCATCGTTCCGATCCTGCGTGCCGGTCTGGGCATGCTGGACGGCGTACTGAGCCTGATCCCGGTTGCCCGCGTGAGCGTGGTTGGCCAGATCCGCGACGAAGAAACCCTGGAAGCCAGTACCTACCTGGAAAAACTGGTGGGCGAACTGGACCAGCGTATGGCCCTGATTGTTGACCCGATGCTGGCCACGGGCGGCTCGATGATTTCCACCATCGACCTGCTCAAAAAAGCCGGAAGCACGGAAATTCGCGCCCTGGTACTGGTGGCCGCCCCCGAAGGCGTCCAAAAAGTATTGGAAGCACACCCGGACGTCTCGATCTACACCGCCTCAGTGGATGAGCGCCTGAACGAGAAGGGCTACATCCTGCCCGGACTCGGCGACGCCGGCGACAAAATCTTCGGAACCAAGCAAAAGGACGTTTGA
- a CDS encoding uracil-xanthine permease family protein, translated as MQDHSNDPMWKQAIAGSQMLLVAFGALVLMPLITGMDPNVALFTAGLGTLIFHIVTGGQIPIFLASSFAFIAPIIASKGKFGMEETLGGLMAAGILYILLSALVRLRGTGFVRSLLPPVVIGPVIMTIGLGLAPVAVHMASGRTGDGSAELVPYDTAIWIAMISLAVTVIMSVWAKGIFRLIPIMFGVIVGYILSAFAGIVDTTPVQQAPWLAVPNFVAPEFSWGAVLFMIPVAIAPAIEHIGDVLAIGNVTRRNYLEKPGLHRTLLGDGLATSAASMLGGPPNTTYSEVTGAVMLTKNFNPKVMWWAAVTAIVLAFVGKFGAALQTIPAPVMGGILCLLFGSIAVVGLNTLIRHQVDLSQARNLVIVAVTLVFGIGGMVLGHLEGIALCAVAAIILNLVLPGRSEAWGKAIYEQNPS; from the coding sequence ATGCAAGACCACAGTAACGACCCGATGTGGAAACAGGCAATTGCCGGCTCCCAGATGCTTCTGGTGGCCTTCGGCGCACTGGTGCTCATGCCACTGATCACCGGTATGGATCCGAACGTCGCCCTGTTTACCGCAGGCCTGGGCACACTGATTTTTCATATTGTCACTGGCGGCCAGATTCCGATTTTCCTGGCATCCTCTTTTGCCTTCATCGCACCGATCATTGCCTCGAAGGGCAAGTTCGGCATGGAGGAGACGCTCGGCGGCCTGATGGCGGCGGGCATTCTTTACATCCTGCTCAGCGCTCTGGTTCGCCTGCGCGGCACCGGCTTTGTACGCTCCCTGTTGCCACCCGTGGTTATTGGCCCGGTCATCATGACCATTGGCCTGGGCCTGGCGCCGGTCGCCGTGCACATGGCCTCTGGCCGCACCGGTGACGGTTCCGCCGAACTGGTGCCCTACGACACCGCTATCTGGATTGCCATGATCTCCCTGGCCGTGACCGTCATCATGTCGGTCTGGGCAAAGGGCATTTTCCGCCTGATTCCGATTATGTTTGGCGTCATCGTGGGCTATATCCTGTCGGCCTTTGCCGGCATTGTGGATACCACCCCGGTGCAGCAGGCCCCCTGGCTGGCAGTGCCGAACTTCGTGGCCCCGGAATTCAGCTGGGGCGCGGTGCTGTTTATGATCCCGGTCGCCATAGCACCGGCCATTGAGCACATCGGCGACGTCCTGGCGATCGGCAATGTTACCCGCAGGAACTACCTGGAAAAGCCCGGCCTGCATCGCACCCTGCTCGGCGATGGCCTGGCGACGAGTGCCGCGTCCATGCTCGGCGGGCCACCCAACACCACCTACTCCGAAGTGACCGGTGCAGTCATGCTCACCAAGAACTTCAACCCCAAGGTGATGTGGTGGGCGGCTGTGACCGCCATTGTTCTGGCGTTCGTCGGCAAGTTTGGCGCCGCCCTGCAAACCATCCCGGCACCCGTCATGGGTGGCATCCTGTGCCTGCTGTTCGGCTCCATCGCCGTAGTTGGCCTGAATACCCTGATCCGCCACCAGGTCGACCTGTCACAGGCACGCAATCTGGTGATTGTCGCTGTCACCCTGGTGTTCGGCATCGGCGGCATGGTTCTGGGCCACCTGGAAGGCATTGCCCTGTGCGCCGTGGCTGCCATCATCCTGAACCTGGTGCTGCCGGGTCGCAGCGAAGCCTGGGGCAAGGCCATCTATGAGCAAAACCCCAGCTGA
- a CDS encoding class I SAM-dependent methyltransferase: MSKTPADSSGISFTALYTGAVWHRYGLSDDALATRQGRWLYRALAPFEAVSKAAIGGNLQTFLLQRHLIIDQLIDQAVEQHGVTQVLEIACGMSPRGIRLRQRHPHLHMVEADLPEMAARKALRLMTAGRLGDHHQVTPIDILAEHGEHTLEAVLPRVFDNQKPVIVVTEGLTSYFSLDVISGFWRRLAAALAQRPGSVYLSESYYQPRHPALRSTLNALGHALGGITRSQVSFHFNSDIEAGKHFVSCGFAETVLHDPRDWYDTLPIPRSRGEPLIRVVEAR; the protein is encoded by the coding sequence ATGAGCAAAACCCCAGCTGACAGTTCCGGCATCAGCTTTACGGCGCTGTATACCGGCGCCGTATGGCACCGGTACGGCCTGTCGGACGACGCCCTGGCGACACGCCAGGGTCGCTGGCTCTACCGTGCTTTGGCGCCCTTCGAAGCCGTCAGTAAGGCGGCTATCGGGGGCAACCTGCAAACCTTTCTGCTGCAACGCCACCTGATCATCGATCAGTTGATCGACCAGGCCGTTGAACAGCATGGCGTTACCCAGGTGCTCGAAATTGCCTGTGGCATGTCCCCTCGCGGGATCCGGCTGCGGCAGCGCCACCCCCACCTGCACATGGTGGAAGCCGACCTGCCCGAGATGGCCGCCAGGAAGGCTCTGCGCCTGATGACCGCCGGTCGCCTTGGCGACCATCACCAGGTGACTCCCATCGACATTCTCGCCGAGCACGGCGAGCATACCCTCGAAGCAGTTCTGCCACGGGTGTTCGACAACCAGAAACCTGTGATCGTGGTGACCGAGGGGCTGACCAGCTACTTTTCTCTCGACGTCATCAGTGGCTTCTGGCGGCGGCTTGCGGCCGCACTGGCGCAACGGCCAGGCTCCGTGTACCTGTCAGAAAGCTATTACCAACCGCGCCACCCGGCGCTCAGAAGCACACTGAATGCACTTGGCCACGCTCTCGGCGGCATCACCCGAAGCCAGGTGTCCTTTCATTTCAATTCCGATATCGAAGCCGGCAAACACTTTGTGTCCTGCGGTTTTGCCGAGACCGTCCTCCACGACCCGCGCGACTGGTACGACACGCTGCCGATACCCCGGAGTCGTGGTGAACCGTTGATCCGGGTGGTGGAAGCCCGCTGA
- the flhB gene encoding flagellar biosynthesis protein FlhB produces the protein MAEENDNSQEKTEEATPRRLEKAREEGQTARSRELATMAVLMTGAAGLLVFGTSLGASLEAIMRDSFVLERSAIFDTRHMSVQLIASAKEAAWALAPILILLLIAAIAGSIGIGGLLFSGKAIAPKLSRMNPIKGLGKMFSARSLVELVKAIAKVGLVLTVAILILDLRTEDLLSISEEPAVPAMEHVLWTVGWSFFLLSCATIMIAMIDVPFQIYDHQKKLRMTKQEVKDEYKDTEGKPEVKGRIRQLQREMAQRRMMQDVPTADVVITNPTHYAVALKYDEGRMSAPVVVAKGADQVAFKIMEIAREHKVEVLRTPPLTRAVYHNTDLGGEIPDGLYMAIAQVLAYVFQLRQFRKGRGDRPGLPDFPIPSDLRRDS, from the coding sequence ATGGCTGAAGAGAACGACAACAGTCAGGAAAAAACGGAAGAGGCCACACCCCGACGACTCGAGAAGGCCAGAGAGGAGGGGCAGACAGCCCGTTCCCGGGAGCTGGCCACCATGGCGGTACTGATGACCGGAGCCGCCGGATTGCTGGTGTTCGGTACCAGCCTGGGGGCATCCCTGGAGGCCATCATGCGCGACAGCTTTGTGCTGGAGCGTTCCGCCATCTTCGATACCCGTCACATGAGTGTGCAGCTTATCGCGTCTGCGAAAGAGGCGGCGTGGGCCCTGGCTCCGATTCTGATTCTGTTACTGATTGCGGCCATTGCCGGTTCGATCGGCATTGGCGGGTTGCTGTTCAGTGGCAAGGCGATCGCGCCCAAACTGAGCCGGATGAATCCGATCAAGGGGCTCGGGAAGATGTTTTCGGCCCGGTCTCTGGTGGAACTGGTCAAGGCCATCGCCAAGGTGGGGCTGGTATTGACGGTGGCCATCCTGATTCTGGATCTGCGTACCGAGGATTTGCTGAGTATTTCTGAGGAGCCGGCTGTTCCGGCCATGGAGCATGTGCTCTGGACGGTCGGCTGGAGTTTCTTCCTGTTGTCCTGCGCCACAATCATGATTGCGATGATCGATGTGCCATTTCAGATCTACGATCATCAGAAAAAACTGCGGATGACCAAGCAAGAGGTCAAGGACGAGTACAAGGACACCGAGGGCAAGCCGGAAGTTAAAGGCAGGATTCGCCAATTGCAGCGGGAGATGGCCCAGCGCCGCATGATGCAGGATGTGCCCACCGCCGACGTGGTCATCACCAACCCAACGCATTACGCGGTGGCCCTGAAGTACGACGAGGGCAGGATGTCGGCACCGGTGGTTGTCGCCAAGGGCGCGGATCAAGTTGCCTTCAAGATCATGGAGATTGCCCGCGAGCACAAGGTAGAGGTGCTCCGGACACCGCCGCTGACCCGGGCGGTGTATCACAACACGGATCTGGGCGGAGAAATCCCCGATGGCCTGTATATGGCCATTGCCCAGGTGCTTGCCTATGTCTTCCAGTTACGGCAGTTCCGCAAAGGTCGCGGGGACCGGCCCGGTCTGCCGGATTTCCCCATTCCTTCTGATTTGCGCCGGGATTCCTGA
- the fliR gene encoding flagellar biosynthetic protein FliR gives MIPAGFSADLIGQWVGQHLWPLFRLASFLMVIPIFGTQLVPARVRLGLALLMTILIVPMIPDVPKVDALSADAVVITLQQILIGVGMGFALTALWQLFVIAGQMIAMQMGLGFASMVDPANGVNVPVLSQIYTITITLLFLAMNGHLAVFEVFIESFRTLPIGMEGLGQTGVWELAHRISWMFAAAMLLALPAVTAVLIVNISFGVMTRAAPQMNIFALGFPIGLIFGLFAIWVLHANFVPHFDQYTRETFEFMRQLQGRP, from the coding sequence ATGATACCGGCTGGCTTCAGCGCAGATCTCATTGGCCAGTGGGTTGGTCAGCATCTGTGGCCGCTGTTCCGGCTGGCCAGCTTCCTGATGGTGATCCCCATCTTCGGCACCCAGCTGGTGCCTGCTCGGGTGCGTCTTGGGCTGGCGTTACTGATGACCATCCTGATCGTTCCGATGATTCCCGACGTGCCCAAGGTAGACGCCCTCAGTGCGGATGCAGTGGTCATTACCCTGCAGCAAATCCTGATTGGTGTGGGCATGGGGTTTGCGCTTACGGCGCTGTGGCAGTTGTTTGTGATTGCCGGTCAGATGATTGCCATGCAGATGGGTCTCGGCTTTGCCTCTATGGTGGACCCGGCCAACGGGGTAAACGTCCCGGTCCTGTCTCAGATCTACACCATCACCATTACGCTGTTGTTTCTCGCCATGAACGGGCACCTGGCGGTGTTTGAGGTGTTCATCGAGAGCTTCCGGACCCTGCCCATCGGTATGGAAGGGTTGGGGCAAACGGGCGTATGGGAACTGGCGCACCGGATCAGCTGGATGTTCGCGGCCGCAATGCTGCTGGCGCTGCCGGCAGTGACGGCGGTGCTGATCGTTAACATCTCCTTTGGCGTGATGACCCGGGCCGCGCCCCAGATGAACATCTTCGCCCTGGGTTTTCCGATCGGCCTGATATTCGGGCTGTTTGCGATCTGGGTGCTGCACGCCAATTTCGTGCCGCATTTCGATCAGTACACCCGGGAGACGTTTGAGTTCATGCGCCAGCTGCAGGGGCGGCCCTGA
- the fliQ gene encoding flagellar biosynthesis protein FliQ, producing the protein MTPETIIDILREALWMIVLLACVIIGPGLVIGLVVSTFQAATQINEQTLSFLPRLIVTLIVIIAAGPWMLTKLLDHANSLISSIPYLIG; encoded by the coding sequence GTGACGCCGGAAACCATAATCGACATTCTTCGTGAAGCGCTGTGGATGATTGTCCTGCTGGCGTGCGTGATCATCGGTCCGGGGCTGGTGATCGGGCTGGTGGTCAGTACCTTCCAGGCGGCCACCCAGATCAACGAACAGACCCTCAGTTTTCTGCCCCGTCTGATAGTCACCCTGATCGTGATTATCGCTGCCGGCCCCTGGATGCTGACCAAGCTGCTGGACCATGCCAATTCGCTGATTTCCAGCATTCCCTACCTGATCGGCTGA
- the fliP gene encoding flagellar type III secretion system pore protein FliP (The bacterial flagellar biogenesis protein FliP forms a type III secretion system (T3SS)-type pore required for flagellar assembly.) encodes MTATWFNRLVPVLVVLLGIVWAPLSMAQESGGIPGIPAFTVEPGEGEGVQEYSVTLQILALMTALTFLPAMLMMMTSFTRIIVVFAILRQALGLQATPSNQILLGMALFLTIFIMKPVFEEANRVALQPYLQEEVTSLEAVERASEPFKQFMLAQTRESDLALFVRMADEQYETPEDVSFWVLMPAFVTSELKTAFQIGFILFIPFLIIDMVVASVLMAMGMMMLSPIIISLPFKIMLFVLVDGWALIMGTLAASYGI; translated from the coding sequence ATGACAGCCACGTGGTTTAATCGGCTTGTTCCGGTGTTGGTGGTTCTTCTGGGCATCGTCTGGGCCCCTCTGTCCATGGCGCAGGAGAGCGGCGGTATACCGGGGATTCCCGCCTTCACCGTTGAGCCTGGCGAGGGCGAAGGGGTTCAGGAGTACTCGGTAACCCTGCAGATTCTGGCGCTGATGACGGCGCTGACCTTCCTGCCGGCCATGCTCATGATGATGACCTCGTTCACCCGCATCATCGTGGTGTTCGCCATCCTTCGCCAGGCACTGGGTTTGCAGGCGACGCCGTCGAACCAGATTTTGCTGGGCATGGCGCTGTTTCTGACCATTTTCATTATGAAACCGGTGTTTGAAGAGGCCAACCGGGTGGCGCTCCAGCCTTACCTGCAGGAGGAGGTGACCTCCCTGGAAGCGGTGGAGCGCGCCAGTGAACCCTTCAAGCAGTTCATGTTGGCCCAGACCCGGGAAAGCGACCTGGCGTTGTTTGTGCGTATGGCCGACGAGCAATACGAAACACCGGAGGATGTGTCCTTCTGGGTTCTGATGCCGGCCTTTGTGACCAGTGAGCTGAAGACGGCATTCCAGATCGGGTTTATCCTGTTTATACCCTTTCTGATCATCGATATGGTCGTGGCCAGCGTGCTGATGGCCATGGGTATGATGATGCTGTCACCGATCATCATTTCGCTGCCATTCAAAATCATGCTGTTTGTTCTGGTGGACGGCTGGGCGCTCATTATGGGCACTCTGGCGGCCAGTTACGGAATATAG
- the fliO gene encoding flagellar biosynthetic protein FliO, whose amino-acid sequence MKQLLAGFAASLLAAPVLAEEAGKPVVKAPVTGAADTVGTLVSLGLGLLAVVAIIYGCAWMVRRMNGMTGMNNQAMKVVSVMALGTRERIALVEVGGQQILLGITPSSIRTLHVFDEPVVEAGKPVPGDFARRLQGMIGKPWNTPSKD is encoded by the coding sequence ATGAAACAGTTGCTCGCCGGTTTTGCGGCATCCCTGTTGGCCGCCCCCGTGCTGGCCGAAGAGGCTGGCAAGCCTGTGGTAAAGGCGCCGGTGACCGGCGCTGCTGACACCGTCGGCACACTGGTCAGTCTCGGGCTGGGGTTGCTCGCGGTGGTCGCTATTATCTACGGCTGCGCCTGGATGGTCAGGCGCATGAATGGCATGACCGGGATGAACAATCAGGCCATGAAAGTGGTTTCGGTCATGGCGCTTGGCACGCGCGAGCGAATTGCGCTGGTTGAGGTCGGTGGCCAGCAGATCCTGTTGGGCATCACGCCATCTTCCATCCGGACCCTGCATGTCTTTGACGAACCCGTTGTCGAGGCAGGCAAGCCCGTGCCCGGCGACTTCGCCAGACGGTTGCAGGGCATGATCGGCAAACCCTGGAACACACCGAGTAAGGATTGA
- the fliN gene encoding flagellar motor switch protein FliN, with protein sequence MADDKKDEQQLSEDEKLAAEWEAAMEESGDESGDKASTEDEWAAAMAEAGAGGQKGSVQAAPIEEFDHSGQPPKGQDMSPDLDVVLDIPVTISMEVGNTQIPIRNLLQLNQGSVIELDRLAGEPLDVLVNGTLIAHGEVVMVNDKFGIRLTDVISPNERIKRLQR encoded by the coding sequence ATGGCTGACGACAAGAAAGACGAGCAGCAACTCAGCGAAGATGAAAAGCTGGCCGCCGAGTGGGAGGCGGCCATGGAAGAATCCGGTGATGAGAGCGGTGACAAGGCGTCCACGGAAGATGAGTGGGCGGCGGCCATGGCCGAGGCCGGCGCCGGTGGACAGAAAGGCTCGGTCCAGGCCGCGCCGATCGAAGAGTTTGATCATTCCGGGCAGCCCCCGAAGGGACAGGATATGTCACCGGATCTGGATGTGGTGCTGGATATCCCGGTGACGATTTCGATGGAAGTGGGCAATACCCAGATTCCGATCCGCAATCTGCTTCAGCTGAACCAGGGCTCGGTGATTGAGCTGGATCGTCTGGCCGGCGAGCCGCTGGACGTTCTGGTCAACGGTACGCTGATCGCCCACGGCGAGGTGGTTATGGTCAACGACAAGTTTGGCATTCGTCTGACCGACGTGATCAGCCCGAACGAGCGCATCAAGCGCTTGCAGCGATAA
- the fliM gene encoding flagellar motor switch protein FliM, which produces MQDLLSQDEIDALLHGVDDGDIDTYDEVDDTGVKSYDLASQDRIVRGRMPTLEMINERFARYTRISLFNLLRRNADVSAGGVQIMKFGEYIHTLYVPTSLNLCKVRPLRGTSLFVLDAKLVFKLVDNFFGGEGRHAKIEGREFTPTETRIVQMVLNQVFHDMKEAWHAVLNVDFEYMSSEVNPAMANIVSPSEVVVVSSFHIELDGGGGELHFALPYSMIEPIREVLDAGVQSDIDDADERWIHALREDIKEVEVPVNSAVCSKKMSLRDVAKLKEGDIIPVEIPEYLTVTANGIPVYKATMGSRDGKLALRIHDRAQLPKVKKQLKVGRNG; this is translated from the coding sequence ATGCAGGACTTGTTGTCTCAGGACGAAATCGATGCGCTCCTTCACGGTGTCGACGATGGGGATATTGATACCTATGACGAGGTTGATGATACCGGAGTAAAGTCCTACGACCTCGCCAGCCAGGACCGGATTGTCCGGGGCCGGATGCCGACGCTGGAAATGATCAACGAGCGGTTTGCCCGGTATACCCGGATCAGCCTGTTCAATCTGTTACGCCGAAACGCCGATGTGTCTGCCGGTGGCGTCCAGATCATGAAATTTGGCGAATACATCCATACCCTGTATGTCCCGACCAGCCTGAATCTGTGCAAGGTGCGCCCGCTGCGCGGTACCTCGCTGTTCGTGCTCGATGCCAAGCTGGTGTTCAAGCTGGTGGATAACTTTTTCGGCGGCGAGGGGCGCCACGCCAAGATTGAGGGGCGGGAATTCACCCCCACCGAAACCCGCATTGTCCAGATGGTGCTGAATCAGGTCTTCCACGATATGAAAGAAGCCTGGCATGCCGTGCTGAACGTGGATTTCGAGTACATGAGCTCGGAGGTCAATCCAGCCATGGCGAACATCGTCAGCCCCAGTGAAGTGGTCGTGGTCAGCAGTTTCCACATCGAGCTGGACGGCGGTGGTGGCGAACTCCACTTTGCCTTGCCCTATTCGATGATTGAACCCATCCGGGAAGTGCTGGACGCCGGGGTTCAGAGCGATATTGATGACGCCGACGAGCGTTGGATTCATGCCCTGCGCGAGGATATCAAAGAGGTTGAGGTGCCGGTCAACAGCGCGGTCTGTTCGAAAAAGATGTCTCTGCGGGACGTCGCCAAACTGAAGGAGGGTGACATCATTCCCGTGGAAATTCCCGAGTATTTGACGGTCACCGCCAACGGTATTCCCGTGTACAAGGCGACCATGGGCTCCCGCGACGGAAAGCTGGCGCTGAGAATTCATGACAGGGCACAGCTGCCCAAGGTGAAAAAACAACTGAAGGTGGGACGCAATGGCTGA
- a CDS encoding flagellar basal body-associated FliL family protein has protein sequence MADNNAPPVAPAKQGKLKLIIILVVALLLAIGLSVMGTLWFLGAGNDAPDSEETAEEAFVPSTYVKLDKAVVTTIQAEGRQRYAQAYLALEARDQEALTAAQLHLPLIRSQLVMVLGSSQYEQLQTPAGRSELADAMLATVNQVLEQEGEPVIERVLLQNFVVQ, from the coding sequence ATGGCAGATAACAACGCGCCTCCTGTGGCACCGGCGAAACAAGGCAAGCTGAAGCTGATCATCATCCTGGTGGTTGCGCTGCTTCTGGCAATCGGACTCTCGGTAATGGGAACCCTCTGGTTTCTCGGCGCCGGCAACGATGCGCCGGACAGCGAAGAGACGGCTGAGGAGGCGTTTGTTCCCAGCACCTATGTGAAGCTCGACAAGGCGGTGGTGACAACCATACAGGCAGAGGGGCGGCAGCGTTACGCGCAGGCCTACCTTGCGCTTGAGGCACGGGACCAGGAAGCATTGACCGCCGCCCAGCTGCATCTGCCGTTGATTCGCAGTCAGCTGGTGATGGTGCTTGGCAGCAGCCAGTATGAACAGCTGCAAACGCCTGCCGGGCGCTCGGAACTGGCGGACGCGATGTTGGCGACCGTCAATCAGGTGCTGGAGCAGGAAGGCGAGCCCGTGATTGAGCGGGTGCTGTTACAGAATTTTGTTGTGCAATGA